From Patescibacteria group bacterium, one genomic window encodes:
- a CDS encoding RNA-binding protein, translating to MSTKLYVGNLDYSVTGDQLGELFAQAGKVLSAVVISDKYSGRSKGFGFVEMSSDEEAKKAIEMFNEKDLQGRNMVVNEARPQKS from the coding sequence ATGAGTACTAAACTCTACGTTGGTAATCTCGATTACAGTGTTACCGGGGATCAGCTAGGAGAATTGTTTGCTCAAGCTGGTAAAGTTTTAAGCGCGGTTGTTATTAGCGATAAATATTCTGGTCGTTCTAAGGGCTTTGGCTTTGTAGAAATGAGTAGTGACGAAGAAGCCAAGAAAGCAATTGAAATGTTTAATGAAAAAGATCTTCAAGGACGGAATATGGTTGTTAATGAAGCTCGGCCCCAGAAAAGTTAA
- a CDS encoding NUDIX domain-containing protein, producing the protein MENNKTLTTVRALILNESNKIILLKRSPSRLYNKNKWELPGGKIIKRLTLNDAIEQKVYEEAKIVIRVTSDNYFCQSRIVTEKGKYSDFVYLEITTSADFISGTVKINQKEHSDFQWINIFQAQELDLSHESNKAISNYIFNKYIEPKKQKKLEIVGRALIKHKNKYLVLKRSVKSLFPGTWELPGGKLDSFELLNESLKREVFEETGLLIDIKKPALQISSRISTEITYEGITFIIVINEASIRSGKIRLSKEHDDYKWVTQREILKLNLTPSIKLPLNEIFLK; encoded by the coding sequence ATGGAAAACAATAAAACGCTGACAACCGTTCGAGCTTTAATACTGAATGAATCTAATAAAATAATTCTTTTAAAAAGAAGTCCTTCCCGGCTTTATAATAAAAATAAATGGGAACTGCCGGGCGGTAAAATAATTAAAAGATTAACGCTCAACGACGCCATTGAACAAAAAGTGTATGAGGAAGCAAAAATAGTAATTAGGGTAACTTCCGATAATTACTTTTGTCAAAGTCGCATTGTCACCGAAAAAGGAAAATACAGTGATTTTGTTTATCTAGAAATCACCACCTCAGCCGATTTTATTAGTGGCACTGTAAAAATTAATCAAAAAGAACACTCAGACTTCCAGTGGATCAATATTTTCCAAGCACAAGAATTAGACTTATCTCATGAATCAAACAAGGCAATTTCAAATTATATATTTAACAAATACATCGAACCTAAGAAACAAAAGAAACTTGAGATAGTGGGCAGAGCCTTAATCAAACATAAAAACAAGTATCTGGTATTAAAGAGATCAGTAAAAAGCTTATTCCCCGGTACATGGGAATTGCCTGGAGGCAAATTAGATTCTTTTGAATTGTTAAATGAAAGTTTAAAGCGGGAAGTTTTTGAAGAAACCGGACTTCTAATTGACATCAAGAAACCGGCACTACAAATAAGTAGCAGGATCTCTACAGAAATCACTTACGAAGGTATCACCTTTATTATCGTTATAAATGAAGCCTCAATAAGATCTGGAAAAATTAGATTGAGCAAAGAACATGATGACTACAAATGGGTAACCCAGAGAGAAATTTTAAAATTAAACCTAACCCCTTCAATTAAATTACCCCTGAATGAGATTTTTTTGAAATAG